From Mycteria americana isolate JAX WOST 10 ecotype Jacksonville Zoo and Gardens chromosome 4, USCA_MyAme_1.0, whole genome shotgun sequence, one genomic window encodes:
- the LOC142409122 gene encoding claudin-22-like: protein MALVYRPVMQLSGILFSLLGWVLSCLTTYLPQWKNLNLELNELEIWTMGLWQACVVQEEGGMQCKDFDSFLALPPELRISRILMFFSNGSGLLGLLLSGFGLDCLKIGERQQEQKKRLLLSGGMLFWISGITAIVPVSWVAHSTVQEFWDENIPDIVPRWDFGEALFVGWLAGFCLILGGSLLNCTICSTEVHPSSVHYAVAEQQHQCQHLETETRP from the coding sequence ATGGCCTTGGTCTATCGACCAGTGATGCAATTAAGTGGCATACTGTTCTCTCTGTTGGGATGGGTCCTATCCTGTCTCACGACCTATTTACCCCAGTGGAAAAATCTTAACTTGGAACTGAATGAACTGGAGATCTGGACCATGGGACTCTGGCAAGCTTGTGTTGTCCAGGAAGAAGGGGGAATGCAGTGCAAGGACTTCGATTCTTTCCTGGCTTTGCCTCCAGAGCTCAGGATTTCTAGgattttgatgtttttttccaaCGGATCGGGGCTTTTGGGCCTCTTGCTCTCGGGATTTGGGTTGGACTGTTTGAAAATTGGTGAAAGacaacaggaacaaaagaaacgGCTGTTGCTGTCTGGAGGAATGCTCTTCTGGATATCGGGGATTACAGCTATTGTCCCAGTTTCTTGGGTTGCCCATTCCACAGTCCAGGAATTTTGGGATGAGAATATACCAGATATTGTTCCCAGGTGGGATTTTGGGGAAGCGTTATTTGTTGGCTGGCTTGCTGGGTTTTGTCTTATATTAGGAGGATCCCTACTTAATTGCACAATCTGTTCAACTGAAGTCCATCCATCGTCGGTCCATTACGCAGTTGCAGAACAGCAACATCAGTGTCAACACTTGGAAACTGAAACTAGGCCTTAA
- the LOC142408652 gene encoding claudin-22-like: MNLVHRHRLQLVGFVLSVLGWILTGTCNYLPDWKNLNLDLNVLELWTMGLWQTCIVQDVGGTQCKNFDSFLALPLEFKISRILVSTSNGLGLLSLVISGLGLDCLRMEDTEQKLKKQLLLLGGILLWMSGVLALVPVSWVAHTIIQEFWDEDIPEIVPRWEIGDALFSGWFGGFFTILGGSLLVSTSCLSSDHQLPEQYAMADMQDTHQHLEIGNRRL; encoded by the coding sequence ATGAACTTGGTCCACAGACACAGGCTACAGTTAGTTGGATTTGTGTTGTCTGTACTAGGATGGATTTTAACTGGTACCTGTAACTATTTACCAGACTGGAAAAATCTCAACTTAGACTTAAACGTTCTGGAGCTTTGGACCATGGGACTCTGGCAAACCTGTATAGTCCAAGATGTAGGAGGAACACAGTGTAAAAATTTTGATTCGTTCCTAGCTTTGCCTCTAGAATTCAAGATTTCCAGGATTTTAGTATCTACATCAAATGGACTAGGACTGCTGAGCCTTGTGATCTCTGGTCTTGGTTTGGACTGCCTAAGGATGGAGGATACAGAGCAGAAGCTAAAGAAACAGCTGTTACTACTTGGAGGAATACTCCTGTGGATGTCTGGAGTTCTGGCCTTAGTCCCTGTTTCTTGGGTTGCCCATACAATAATCCAGGAATTTTGGGATGAAGACATcccagagattgtgcccagaTGGGAAATAGGGGATGCACTGTTCAGTGGTTGGTTTGGTGGATTTTTTACAATTCTAGGAGGATCTCTACTCGTCTCCACAAGCTGTTTATCATCTGACCATCAATTACCAGAGCAGTATGCAATGGCAGATATGCAAGACACCCATCAACATCTGGAAATTGGAAacagaagactttaa